One window of the Sander lucioperca isolate FBNREF2018 chromosome 5, SLUC_FBN_1.2, whole genome shotgun sequence genome contains the following:
- the brca2 gene encoding breast cancer type 2 susceptibility protein isoform X2: MDLPSKNMYDTYKDEIWKELGPLDPDWFEALTAQTFTSEGNVSDQDDLCANQEGHFKTPFDRTAVESQLFSTPKVFRQRRVVSPETEDEQSFTEKETSPWTATQSPYLFRMSKDGVRGAKYGGFHPHCQDSFDLLHTTQKSPVSYSKHVSESLGAQLQSDMSWTSSLNTPPPSTLILSKTDESPCPVSLSDEKNVVLVRKLFPSLSNASRVGVVSPNKNDISNVHQGVVSPEPGQNPESHDSPQSSLNQRDAVWKQTLPDAIEDGDIPRTVASVLDGAENVLSIFFTNSSSALRKVKTDRIKRKQIILTKEHDCSSADTSPTSSAASSEQRTADQAPGRLPSPPPVETGEIGITQWSPLSLSEISRCTVDTSCHDNNPVKQVENKILTEQLRSDPGQLVRPPMKLTDSGFTKKKRTFVYTVKTSKTQVQGKETPSRKMDSDFSGQEVNVKQLRKSPGEADCCRNGKNEVQKNLTEDNLPPSVQAKVQDLDMSQLCKDFAQDFSQMSDPIKLSRIAEDTPQNGFSPSACLSALKQAKKKAVQANLHDCDAISNRRHVSTTNQNNPINEGTISDSGFQSAVVDSTHVTASSFVLPSSEINGQSQQWTGFKTDIHRTTPFTSTNNGNGEAHLDDILPEAEMHGKLSSAVKECQTVGPGRESELHIERTSTQLPSNAKGTVDNNCVLLNGQVHGSLPEKTVDLPSVHTSGFKTASHKGIHISSANLERAKRLLEETEEEMTLSDRPTKCAHDTEDEMSMSDGSVKNPTTNSNQPLSSSEKNADISCQLTASQKADVTELCTLLEEADSQFEFTQFKTAKLKQHCQDNGTTPKEVDRELDPDFLSGIDFDDSFSSEAEKHLAVTVMHDKMALVSDGKPNCETSNVTSKSAGLSLSSAMKKENSSPEEVSFSSKHISEDRSSILSAEPKNLNRHGQTKTSQLENKNPLMLGGVGFKTAGGNVLKVSKKCLSKARALFADLEENLVTSQNPPDKQNSKTDAKTTPKHSVDNHTGDLLHCKKDNSKFTGDTGERVQSCFSNTMESVCSDRKPRRDEDAMKTLKNSVTDTTTRQRGFQIANGKGISISAKSMQEEDAFFRNCDVVSGNAGMSVKPKKSIPLPGSVSLKETLPKGKHVQGIKENLSEEPINEFENGNAGPAARHNVDSHNFGVKSTLALTNAASFRENPSSTAKAHSSLSCTTSKSIGPSAISELSNGGGFCLASGEKVSTSADAMKKAEHLLNEMHTIDDANKQPKQKGDALRTGHLNNQIQVPPSKNGSFQMASGKRVAISSAALKKAKTLLSECDKVEDKICVKPTHSKMAMPGPPPRNSGFLAASGKPVAFSSEALQKAKALFSDISLSAEIPAVPDTRNSDKKQDNADNTEKKHCGFTTAGGAKVHVSQKNLLKAKNLLEEFDDGSFSAKAMQEADAFFKDCDIMDDNDAMSVKHEKSIASVSGSGIGKKNLSKFKNEVSVNISENPGGGRTELENVNMGLVVNHEKMLQPDDVEIHKGVVKNTLDSTKAPSLHGNPTLMTEPLSLRLCTTSIGSSANNELSKGGGFATASGKKVSVSDDAMTKAKSLLNESATFEDTNKQLKHKEDIFPTRNGGFQMASGKGVTISSAALKKAKTLLSECDKVEDKICVKPTHSKMAVPGPPPRNSGFLAASGKPVAFSSEAHQKAKALFSDISLSAEIPAVPDIRNSDKKQDNADNTEKKHCGFTTAGGAKVHVSQKNLLKAKNLLEELADGECHSNSYSTSPHNTHKSDLSKVKDVKRTLNCNLSPEEEMSSVLDCEINQTSSSEGSNVKRPQDSSVVNFQSLNLSGCTETQQRFFAQEALDCTKALLEDESLAGQSLSMTLENAPLQENPKSSYRSVEEQKGTGKRSAEDPDMTGQPPLKRRLLEEFDRTVDGPRGSTFHPEKSFPNDIMKDRRVFKYSVSLHPNITRPHRNGKNYVEPTLQKTKPTQQSTPEDRRSAHSKMPVFVPPFLKDAKTQSHKNTVLKDNTKTPTSFVPPFKKQITVVQESSSKPQEETPFNSNTYVPPTKKTQSNTDVTGNKSKEDIQTVASADTANDNLLNNQNFPVICGSEDSAAEASPVEDTVSTSQDMFQDLHNVELARDMQDMRIRKKKRQTIRPLPGSLFLTKTSGLPRIPLKAAVNGKPPARYTQKQLYGRGVHQHVYEITSETAESFRFNLQQFLKQEAFIDGGGVQLADGGLLIPSNDGTAGKEEFHRALCDTPGVDPKLISEAWVYNHYRWIVWKQASMERSFPETMGSLCLTPEQVLLQLKYRYDVEVDHSRRPALRKIMEKDDTSAKTLVLCVCGVVSRGQSPNRQSFNDTKTPQGADTKVENPSAVVWLTDGWYTIKAQLDEPLTAMLNKGRVAVGGKLIIHGAQLVGSQDACSPLEAPESLMLKICANSSRPTRWDAKLGFHRDPRPFLLPVSCLYSSGGPVGCVDIIILRSYPIQWMERKPDGGVVFRSVRAEEKEARRYNSIKQKAMEILYAKIQAEFEKEDKGNKPQHRRRTITRQEISNLQDGEELYEAVGNDPAYLEAHLSEEQLETLRAYRCSLMEKKQAVLQDRYRRALESAEDSEGICPKREVTPVWRLCVADSMDQPGSVYQLNLWRPSSELQSLVKEGCRYKVYNLTTSDGKKHGCSTTVQLTGTKKSQFQDLQASQELLATHFQPRVSSCFVDLQNPEFQPLCGEIDLTGYVISIVDGQGFSPAFYLTDGKLNFVKVRCFSSLAQAGLDDLVKPHVLLALSNLQLRGQSTSPTPVVYAGDLTLFSTNPKEVHLQESLSQLKNLIQGQENFLPMAEEKLSHLVKSDGLKSISSPALQTRTPASATVRRQDTKTSVTPQQSVRSLGAFTPVSRKPPAANCSSEKDPISLKRKRALDYLSRIPSPPPLSHLGSVASPCINKTFNPPRRSGTPSTLKTVQTPACKPVNSPVEDDWVNDEELAMIDTQALRVGDLL, from the exons ATGGATTTACCCTCCAAAAACATGTACGACACATACAAAGATGAAATCTGGAAAG AGCTGGGACCCCTGGACCCTGACTGGTTTGAGGCACTGACAGCTCAGACATTCACTAGCGAGGGAAATGTCTCTGATCAAGATGACCTGTGTGCCAACCAAGAGGGACATTTTAAAACGCCCTTTGACAGAACTGCAGTAGAAAGTCAGCTGTTTTCAACCCCCAAAGTTTTTAGACAACGGCGAGTTGTGTCTCCTGAAACTGAGGATGAGCAGTCGTTCACTG AAAAAGAAACCTCGCCATGGACAGCAACACAAAGTCCATATTTGTTTCGGATGTCAAAAGACGG GGTCCGAGGTGCAAAATATGGAGGTTTCCACCCTCATTGTCAGGACAGTTTTG ATCTGCTTCATACCACACAAAAATCCCCA GTCAGCTATTCCAAGCATGTATCTGAAAGTCTCGGAGCACAGCTTCAGTCTGATATGTCTTGGACCAGTTCTCTGAATACTCCACCACCATCCACCCTGATTTTAT CTAAAACAGATGAGAGTCCCTGTCCAGTGAGTCTTTCTGACgaaaaaaatgttgtt TTGGTACGGAAGCTTTTCCCTTCTCTTTCAAATGCATCCAGAGTCGGAGTCGTGTCACCCAACAAGAATGACATATCTAATGTTCACCAAG GTGTTGTTTCCCCTGAGCCTGGTCAGAATCCAGAGTCCCACGACTCCCCCCAGAGTTCACTGAATCAGCGTGACGCTGTTTGGAAACAGACGCTACCAGATGCTATTGAGGATGGAGATATACCCAGAACTGTAGCAAGTGTTCTTGATGGAGCTGAAAATGTTCTCTCTATATTTTTCACCAACAGTAGTTCAGCATTGAGAAAAGTGAAAACTGACAGAATCAAAAGAAAGCAAATCATCCTGACAAAAGAACATGACTGCAGCTCTGCGGACACCTCACCAACAAGCAGCGCTGCATCCAGTGAACAGAGAACAGCTGATCAGGCGCCTGGCAGGCTTCCCTCACCCCCACCGGTGGAAACTGGAGAGATTGGAATCACCCAGTGGTCTCCGTTGAGTTTATCTGAAATTTCACGTTGTACTGTGGATACTTCTTGCCATGATAATAATCCTGTTAAACAAGTGGAAAACAAGATTTTAACAGAACAACTGCGGAGTGACCCTGGCCAGCTAGTCAGGCCACCTATGAAACTCACAGACTCTGGATTCACTAAGAAAAAGAGAACATTTGTTTACACTGTTAAGACTTCAAAAACGCAGGTTCAAGGAAAAGAAACGCCGTCTCGGAAGATGGACTCTGACTTCTCTG GACAAGAAGTTAATGTGAAGCAGTTGAGGAAATCCCCAGGTGAAGCAGACTGTTGCAGGAATGGGAAGAATGAGGTGCAAAAAAATCTCACCGAAGACAATCTACCTCCCTCTGTACAAGCAAAAGTCCAGGATCTGGACATGTCGCAGCTTTGCAAAGATTTTGCTCAAGACTTCAGTCAAATGTCAGACCCCATCAAACTGAGTAGAATAGCAGAGGATACTCCTCAAAATGGCTTCTCTCCATCAGCTTGTCTGTCAGCCTTGAAACAAGCTAAGAAGAAAGCAGTGCAAGCGAACCTTCATGACTGTGATGCCATCAGTAACAGAAGACATGTTTCTACCACTAATCAAAATAACCCCATCAATGAGGGCACGATAAGTGACAGTGGATTCCAGTCAGCTGTTGTAGATAGCACTCACGTGACTGCATCATCATTTGTTCTTCCCAGCTCAGAGATCAATGGTCAAAGTCAACAGTGGACTGGCTTTAAGACTGATATCCACAGGACCACTCCTTTCACATCTACAAATAACGGAAACGGAGAAGCACATTTGGATGATATTTTACCAGAAGCTGAAATGCATGGCAAACTGTCCAGTGCAGTCAAGGAATGCCAGACAGTGGGCCCCGGCAGAGAGAGTGAGTTGCACATTGAGAGAACATCAACACAACTACCCAGCAATGCAAAAGGAACTGTTGATAACAATTGCGTTCTACTTAATGGTCAAGTTCATGGCAGTCTGCCAGAGAAAACAGTTGATCTTCCTTCCGTCCATACATCAGGATTCAAAACAGCTTCACATAAGGGTATACACATTTCCTCAGCCAACCTGGAGAGAGCCAAACGTCTCTTAGAAGAGACTGAGGAAGAAATGACTTTAAGTGACCGGCCTACCAAATGTGCACATGATACTGAAGATGAAATGAGCATGAGTGATGGATCAGTGAAAAATCCAACCACTAACTCAAACCAACCACTTTCTTCAAGTGAAAAAAATGCGGATATCAGTTGCCAGTTAACAGCTTCACAAAAAGCTGATGTGACTGAGCTGTGCACTCTCTTGGAAGAAGCAGACAGCCAGTTTGAATTTACACAGTTTAAAACCGCAAAGCTGAAACAACACTGTCAAGATAATGGCACCACGCCCAAAGAAGTTGACAGAGAACTTGACCCAGATTTTCTTTCAGGTATAGATTTTGATGACAGTTTTAGTTCAGAAGCTGAAAAGCACCTGGCAGTAACTGTGATGCATGACAAAATGGCCTTAGTTTCAGATGGTAAACCAAACTGTGAAACATCCAACGTCACAAGTAAATCCGCAGGTCTGTCATTGTCGAGTGCAATGAAAAAAGAGAATTCCTCTCCTGAAGAGGTGTCTTTCTCTTCAAAGCACATCTCTGAAGACCGTAGCAGTATTCTGTCAGCTGAACCCAAAAATCTTAACAGACATGGGCAGACTAAAACAAGCCAGCTAGAGAACAAAAATCCTTTAATGCTTGGTGGTGTGGGATTTAAGACTGCAGGAGGAAATGTTTTGAAAGTTTCAAAAAAGTGTCTGAGCAAAGCTAGAGCTTTGTTTGCAGATTTAGAGGAGAATCTTGTGACGAGTCAAAACCCACCTGACAAACAAAATAGCAAAACTGATGCTAAAACAACGCCTAAGCACAGTGTGGATAATCACACTGGTGACCTTTTGCATTGTAAAAAGGATAATTCGAAATTCACAGGTGATACCGGAGAAAGGGTTCAGAGCTGTTTTTCCAACACGATGGAGTCTGTCTGTTCCGACAGAAAACCACGCAGAGATGAAGATGCtatgaaaactttgaaaaacagCGTAACGGACACAACCACGCGTCAAAGGGGGTTCCAGATCGCCAATGGGAAAGGGATTTCTATTTCAGCGAAATCTATGCAAGAGGAAGATGCTTTCTTCAGAAACTGTGATGTTGTCAGCGGTAATGCCGGCATGTCAGTAAAACCTAAAAAGAGCATACCCTTGCCTGGAAGTGTCAGTCTTAAGGAAACCCTTCCAAAAGGTAAACATGTTCAAGGGATAAAAGAAAACCTTTCTGAAGAACCAATCAATGAGTTTGAAAATGGGAATGCTGGTCCAGCTGCACGCCATAATGTGGACAGTCACAATTTTGGTGTCAAGAGTACACTGGCTTTAACAAATGCAGCCTCTTTCCGTGAAAACCCTTCTTCGACTGCAAAGGCACATTCATCTCTCTCATGCACAACATCAAAGAGTATTGGCCCCTCTGCCATCAGTGAATTGAGCAATGGTGGTGGATTTTGTTTAGCCAGTGGGGAGAAAGTATCTACGTCAGCTGATGCAATGAAAAAAGCAGAGCATCTTTTGAATGAAATGCATACAATTGATGATGCaaacaaacaaccaaaacaaaaaggagACGCTTTAAGAACAGGCCATCTCAACAATCAAATTCAGGTTCCACCATCTAAGAATGGTAGCTTTCAGATGGCCAGTGGCAAACGAGTGGCCATTTCATCTGCAGCTCTCAAGAAAGCAAAAACTCTTTTAAGTGAATGTGATAAAGTTGAGGATAAAATCTGTGTAAAACCAACACATTCCAAGATGGCAATGCCTGGTCCACCACCCAGGAATAGTGGATTTCTTGCAGCCAGTGGTAAGCCAGTAGCATTTTCATCTGAGGCCCTCCAGAAGGCAAAAGCTCTCTTCAGTGACATCAGTTTGAGTGCAGAGATCCCAGCTGTTCCAGACACAAGGAACAGTGACAAGAAACAAGACAATGCTGACAATACAGAGAAAAAGCATTGTGGTTTCACAACTGCAGGCGGGGCAAAAGTCCATGTGTCACAGAAAAATCTGTTGAAAGCAAAAAaccttttggaagaatttgatGATGGTTCATTTTCAGCAAAAGCAATGCAAGAAGCAGATGCTTTCTTCAAGGACTGTGACATTATGGATGATAACGATGCTATGTCAGTAAAACATGAGAAAAGTATAGCATCTGTGAGTGGAAGTGGCATTGGGAAGAAAAACCTTTCAAAATTTAAAAACGAGGTGTCCGTAAACATTTCTGAAAATCCTGGAGGTGGGCGCACTGAGTTAGAAAATGTGAACATGGGATTAGTTGTAAACCATGAAAAGATGCTGCAGCCTGATGATGTGGAGATTCACAAAGGTGTTGTTAAGAACACATTGGATTCTACCAAAGCACCTTCTTTACATGGAAACCCAACTTTGATGACAGAGCCACTTTCTCTCCGGTTGTGCACAACATCTATTGGTTCCTCAGCCAACAATGAATTGAGCAAAGGTGGTGGGTTCGCTACTGCCAGTGGGAAGAAAGTATCGGTTTCAGATGATGCAATGACAAAAGCAAAGTCTCTATTGAATGAAAGTGCTACATTTgaggacacaaacaaacaactgAAACACAAAGAAGACATCTTCCCAACACGGAACGGTGGATTTCAGATGGCCAGTGGCAAAGGAGTTACAATTTCATCTGCAGCTCTCAAGAAAGCAAAAACTCTCTTAAGTGAATGTGATAAAGTTGAGGATAAAATCTGTGTAAAACCAACACATTCCAAGATGGCAGTCCCTGGTCCACCACCCAGGAATAGTGGATTTCTTGCAGCCAGTGGTAAGCCTGTAGCGTTTTCATCTGAGGCCCACCAGAAGGCAAAAGCTCTCTTCAGTGACATCAGCTTGAGTGCAGAGATCCCAGCTGTTCCAGACATAAGGAACAGTGACAAGAAACAAGACAATGCTGACAATACAGAGAAAAAGCATTGTGGTTTCACAACTGCAGGGGGGGCAAAAGTCCATGTGTCACAGAAAAATCTGTTGAAAGCAAAAAACCTTTTGGAAGAATTGGCCGATGGAGAGTGTCATTCAAACTCATACTCAACAAGCCCACATAACACCCATAAGTCAGATCTATCAAAAGTGAAAGATGTGAAAAGAACTTTGAATTGTAATCTCAGCCCTGAAGAGGAAATGTCAAGTGTGCTGGACTGTGAAATAAATCAGACAAGCAGCAGCGAGGGATCGAATGTCAAAAGGCCACAAGATTCTTCAGTTGTAAACTTTCAGTCACTTAACCTAAGTGGCTGCACTGAAACCCAGCAGAGGTTTTTCGCCCAGGAAGCTCTGGACTGCACTAAAGCTTTGTTAGAGGATGAAAGTCTAGCTGGCCAAAGTCTCTCAATGACTTTAGAAAATGCGCCACTGCAAGAAAACCCAAAATCCAGCTACAGATCTGTAGAGGAACAAAAAGGAACTGGGAAAAGATCAGCCGAGGACCCAGATATGACTG GTCAGCCTCCCCTGAAAAGAAGATTACTGGAAGAATTCGACAGAACTGTCGATGGCCCAAGAGGTTCAACCTTCCATCCGGAAAAAAGTTTTCCAAATG ATATAATGAAAGACAGGAGGGTTTTCAAGTACAGCGTCTCTCTCCATCCAAACATCACGAGACCACACAG GAATGGAAAGAATTATGTGGAACCCACCTTGCAAAAGACAAAACCAACACAACAGTCAACCCCAGAAGACCGCAGATCAGCACATTCCAAGATGCCGGTGTTTGTTCCTCCATTCCTCAAGGATGCAAAGACACAGAGTCACAAGAATACAGTGCTTAAGGACAACACAAAAACACCCACTTCATTTGTTCCTCCATTCAAAAAGCAAATAACTGTTGTCCAAGAGAGCTCCTCTAAACCCCAAGAGGAAACACCCTTTAACAGCAACACTTATGTACCGCCcactaaaaaaacacaaagcaacACAGATGTAACTGGTAATAAAAGCAAAGAAGACATTCAGACGGTGGCCTCGGCTGACACTGCAAATGATAATCTGCTAAATAATCAAAACTTTCCTGTTATCTGTGGATCCGAGGACTCTGCTGCAGAGGCCTCACCTGTGGAGGACACAGTGTCCACAAGCCAAG ACATGTTTCAGGATCTTCATAATGTAGAGCTGGCACGAGATATGCAAGACATGAGGATCAGGAAAAAGAAGCGCCAGACCATTCGACCTTTGCCGGGAAGTTTGTTCCTAACCAAAACCTCCGGATTGCCGAGGATACCATTAAAAGCTGCAGTAAATGGAAAGCCTCCTGCAAGATACACCCAAAAACAG ctgtATGGACGTGGAGTTCATCAGCATGTGTATGAGATCACCAGTGAGACGGCCGAATCTTTTCGCTTCAATTTACAGCAGTTCCTCAAACAGGAAGCCTTTATAGACGGCGGTGGTGTTCAGCTTGCTGATGGAGGATTACTGATCCCCAGCAATGATGGGACTGCAGGGAAAGAAGAGTTTCATAG AGCATTATGTGACACCCCAGGTGTGGACCCTAAACTGATCAGTGAGGCGTGGGTGTACAATCACTACCGATGGATTGTATGGAAGCAGGCCTCCATGGAAAGATCATTTCCAGAAACAATGGGCAGCCTCTGTCTCACCCCAGAGCAGGTCCTCCTACAACTCAAGTACAG ATATGATGTAGAGGTGGACCACAGCCGCAGGCCGGCTCTAAGAAAGATCATGGAAAAGGATGACACATCAGCCAAAACCCTGGTCCTCTGTGTATGCGGGGTCGTCTCCAGGGGCCAGTCCCCAAACAGACAGAGTTTCAATGACACTAAGACTCCACAAGGTGCTGATACCAAGGTTGAAAACCCGTCTGCAGTTGTCTGGCTGACAGATGGATGGTACACCATTAAAGCCCAGCTGGATGAACCTTTGACTGCCATGCTTAACAAAGGTCGAGTGGCTGTCGGTGGGAAGTTGATCATCCATGGAGCTCAGCTGGTGGGATCTCAAGATGCTTGCTCCCCTCTGGAGGCACCTGAATCTCTCATGTTAAAG ATTTGCGCCAATAGCAGCAGACCTACACGATGGGATGCTAAGCTGGGATTTCACAGGGATCCACGGCCATTCCTGCTTCCTGTCTCCTGTTTGTACAGCAGCGGAGGACCAGTAGGATGTGTGGACATTATAATTCTGAGAAGCTACCCCATCCAG TGGATGGAGAGGAAACCAGACGGAGGCGTAGTGTTCCGTTCTGTTCGCGCAGAAGAGAAGGAGGCGAGACGATACAACAGCATCAAACAAAAAGCTATGGAGATCCTATACGCCAAGATTCAAGCGGAATTTGAAAAGGAGGACAAAG GTAATAAACCTCAACATAGAAGACGGACAATCACCCGTCAGGAGATTTCAAATCTTCAAGATGGAGAGGAGCTCTATGAAGCAGTGGGGAATGACCCAGCTTACCTCGAG GCTCATTTGAGTGAAGAGCAGTTGGAGACTCTGCGTGCCTACCGGTGTTCTCTGATGGAGAAGAAGCAGGCTGTTCTGCAGGATCGCTACCGGAGAGCTTTAGAAAGTGCAGAGGACAGCGAAGGTATCTGTCCCAAGCGAGAGGTTACACCTGTGTGGAGACTCTGCGTTGCTGACTCCATGGACCAACCAGGCAGTG tttaccagTTGAATCTTTGGCGACCTTCCTCGGAGCTTCAGTCTTTAGTGAAGGAAGGCTGTCGATACAAAGTCTATAACCTCACCACTTCGGATGGAAAGAAACATGGTTGTAGCACAACAGTTCAGCTGACTGGGACAAAGAAATCCCAGTTTCAGGACCTACAG GCTTCTCAGGAATTGTTAGCCACACATTTTCAACCGAGGGTCTCTTCCTGTTTTGTGGATCTTCAAAACCCAGAATTCCAGCCGCTGTGTGGAGAAATTGATCTCACAGGATATGTCATCAGTATCGTAGATGGGCAGG GTTTCTCTCCTGCATTTTATTTGACCGATGGGAAACTGAACTTTGTCAAAGTGCGCTGTTTTAGCAGCTTGGCTCAGGCTGGCTTAGATGATTTGGTAAAACCACATGTCCTCTTGGCTCTGAGCAACCTGCAGCTGAGAGGTCAGTCCACATCTCCCACTCCTGTTGTGTACGCTGGAGATCTGACCCTCTTCTCAACAAACCCCAAGGAAGTACATCTACAGGAATCCCTCAGCCAACTCAAAAACCTGATCCAG GGTCAGGAGAACTTCCTTCCAATGGCTGAGGAGAAGTTATCACATTTAGTCAAATCTGATGGCCTAAAGTCCATCTCCTCTCCAGCTCTGCAAACACGAACCCCAGCTTCTGCAACGGTCAGAAGacaagacacaaaaacaagt GTGACCCCTCAGCAGTCAGTCAGAAGCCTTGGAGCATTCACTCCGGTCAGTAGGAAACCTCCCGCAGCAAACTGTTCGTCAGAGAAAGACCCTATCAGCCTGAAGAGGAAGAGAGCTCTGGACTATCTGTCTCGCATCCCGTCTCCACCACCTCTCTCCCATCTGGGCTCAGTGGCGTCTCCATGTATAAATAAGACATTCAACCCCCCTCGGAGGTCTGGGACACCTAGCACTTTAAAAACTGTACAGACTCCAGCTTGCAAACCTGTCAATTCACCCGTGGAGGATGATTGGGTGAATGACGAGGAACTGGCTATGATTGATACTCAGGCATTGCGTGTTGGTGATTTACTGTAG